From Candidatus Abyssobacteria bacterium SURF_5, a single genomic window includes:
- the recN gene encoding DNA repair protein RecN, which produces MLNMLHIRNFALIDDLIIPWKPGLNVLTGETGAGKSIIIDAMNLLLGQRASAGVIRRGSSSAEIEAAFDICACFKTKEVIESMELDASNDELLFRRIITADGKSKCFLNGSLVTLNLLETVGESLVDMHGQHEHQSLINPKKHLALLDEFAGLGADATMMRQRYGDLKQRIATLERIIAQESHRNQRVAELREELKLIEQAGLTRGEDEEIKTRRSVIANSENIHRLIGESYDMLAGGEKNPQPIAGTWDALMHALQEVGRIDHGFAQSLREYEDIRYKLAELSSLLQDYLSRLEYDPAELDALESRLQTISKLKRRYRCESLDALLDLAEDMQSELDRLTGSSSEKNRLSEEIQLVSEQAGKLAMVLSQKRIEAANRLERNVQAHLRELGMDKARFLVSVQQEEAPNGLVTYKGKTWKTSSWGIDTVEFLMSANVGEPPKPLAAIASGGEISRIMLALRTILAETDKVPVVIFDEIDAGVGASMGMRIAEKLSTVAASRQVICITHLPQIAAMAHNHVVVDKLVAGGRTRTEISFPQGEKRIREIARMLGGDATGNISLKHAQELLALSRKSI; this is translated from the coding sequence ATGTTGAACATGCTTCACATTCGGAATTTCGCGCTGATCGACGATCTGATAATCCCTTGGAAGCCCGGCTTGAATGTGTTGACCGGTGAAACCGGCGCGGGCAAATCCATCATTATCGATGCAATGAATCTTCTTCTCGGCCAGAGAGCGAGCGCCGGCGTCATCCGGCGGGGGTCATCGTCGGCGGAGATCGAGGCCGCATTTGACATTTGCGCCTGTTTCAAGACAAAAGAAGTCATAGAATCGATGGAGTTGGACGCCTCGAACGACGAGCTTTTGTTCAGGAGGATTATTACGGCCGACGGCAAGAGCAAGTGCTTCCTCAACGGCTCGCTCGTGACGCTGAACCTGCTCGAGACTGTCGGCGAGAGCCTGGTGGACATGCACGGCCAGCACGAGCACCAGTCGTTGATCAACCCGAAGAAACATCTGGCGCTGCTCGATGAATTCGCCGGGCTCGGCGCCGATGCGACCATGATGCGGCAGCGCTATGGCGATTTGAAGCAGCGGATAGCCACGCTGGAACGCATCATAGCGCAGGAATCCCATCGCAACCAGCGCGTCGCAGAATTGAGGGAAGAACTGAAGCTGATCGAGCAGGCCGGACTGACACGCGGCGAAGACGAGGAGATAAAGACGCGGCGAAGCGTCATCGCCAACTCTGAAAACATTCACCGCCTCATCGGCGAGAGCTACGATATGCTGGCCGGCGGCGAGAAGAATCCGCAGCCGATTGCGGGAACGTGGGATGCTCTCATGCATGCTCTGCAGGAAGTCGGACGGATCGATCATGGTTTTGCTCAATCGTTGCGGGAATACGAAGACATTCGCTACAAGTTGGCGGAGCTTTCCTCGCTGTTGCAGGATTACCTGAGCCGTCTTGAATATGATCCCGCCGAACTCGACGCCCTTGAAAGCCGGCTACAGACGATATCGAAACTGAAGCGTCGCTACCGGTGCGAATCGTTGGATGCGCTCCTCGATCTCGCCGAAGACATGCAGTCGGAACTGGATCGTCTTACCGGTTCGTCCTCTGAAAAAAATCGGTTGAGCGAAGAAATTCAATTGGTGAGCGAACAAGCGGGCAAGCTGGCGATGGTTCTGTCGCAAAAGCGGATTGAGGCGGCGAATCGGCTGGAAAGAAACGTGCAGGCGCACCTGCGCGAGCTTGGCATGGATAAAGCCAGATTTCTCGTTTCGGTGCAGCAAGAGGAGGCGCCCAACGGGCTGGTGACATATAAGGGAAAGACTTGGAAAACCAGCAGTTGGGGCATTGATACAGTTGAATTTCTCATGTCGGCGAACGTAGGGGAGCCGCCGAAACCGTTGGCTGCGATCGCATCAGGCGGCGAAATCTCGCGCATCATGCTCGCTCTTCGGACGATTCTTGCCGAGACCGACAAGGTGCCGGTCGTTATCTTTGACGAAATTGATGCCGGCGTGGGCGCCAGCATGGGGATGCGCATAGCTGAAAAGTTGAGTACGGTCGCGGCCTCGCGCCAGGTTATCTGCATCACGCACTTGCCACAAATCGCCGCGATGGCGCATAATCATGTTGTAGTCGATAAGCTGGTGGCGGGCGGCCGAACGCGCACCGAAATCAGCTTTCCACAAGGAGAAAAACGCATCCGGGAGATTGCCAGGATGCTGGGCGGCGATGCCACCGGAAACATATCATTAAAGCACGCGCAGGAATTGTTGGCGCTCTCCCGAAAATCAATATGA
- a CDS encoding GNAT family N-acetyltransferase yields the protein MRLGVFANTAKRHAERIHLTVYNPFVRFDLVEDIWTSLLGKCPHSYFLSWGWVDSWIRSLPPDCGVSLIAGFKNDSPILAFFVGSHNVIRHRLFRAGQLSLNSTLIPFFDSLCLEYNAVLIDPDITIALENMVEMIPLKNWDEFYMPRYSPVYCPNLIIRDMSRKYNLKILDRRNSYYVDLEGVRKNNMDYLALLSNNRRQQIRRTLKEYKKWGDIHVRVAGSAKDALGIFEKLVLLHQKEWKNRGQPGAFGTDYMIKFHKNLISRRFDHGEIQLMEITAGMNPIGCLYNFLYQGCVLFYQSGFSYLAKNVYRPGLVCHYHAVLHNAAKGFLLYDFLADDSQYKKSLSTDSNEMLSILVQKSRLKYKVENRIRTLYHFGQERLSMNGAGRQPRLFSLLEKLKRLKSWKKTV from the coding sequence ATGAGATTGGGCGTATTCGCGAATACAGCCAAACGTCATGCGGAAAGGATACATTTAACTGTCTACAACCCTTTTGTACGTTTTGATCTTGTCGAGGACATTTGGACCTCGCTCCTGGGGAAGTGCCCCCATTCCTATTTCCTTTCATGGGGCTGGGTTGATTCGTGGATCAGGAGCCTTCCTCCAGACTGCGGCGTTTCGCTGATCGCCGGCTTCAAGAATGATTCACCGATCCTTGCCTTTTTTGTCGGCTCTCACAATGTGATCCGGCACAGACTCTTTAGAGCGGGTCAGCTTTCACTGAATTCAACGCTTATTCCCTTCTTCGATTCTCTCTGCCTCGAATACAATGCTGTGTTAATCGACCCGGATATTACGATTGCCTTGGAAAACATGGTCGAGATGATTCCCTTAAAGAACTGGGATGAGTTTTACATGCCCAGATATTCGCCGGTTTACTGCCCTAATTTGATAATCAGGGACATGAGCAGGAAGTACAATTTGAAAATACTTGACAGGAGAAACTCGTATTACGTCGATTTGGAGGGTGTTCGGAAAAACAACATGGATTATTTGGCGCTGCTCAGTAACAACAGGCGCCAGCAAATCCGGCGCACCCTCAAAGAGTACAAGAAATGGGGAGATATTCACGTGCGTGTTGCGGGAAGCGCAAAAGATGCATTGGGAATATTTGAAAAGCTTGTTCTGTTACACCAGAAGGAGTGGAAGAATCGAGGACAACCCGGAGCGTTCGGCACTGATTACATGATCAAGTTCCACAAGAACCTGATTTCGAGACGCTTTGATCACGGGGAGATTCAATTGATGGAGATAACCGCCGGAATGAACCCGATTGGATGTCTATACAACTTCCTGTACCAGGGATGCGTCCTTTTTTATCAAAGCGGATTCAGTTATCTTGCAAAGAACGTATACCGGCCGGGACTGGTTTGCCATTACCATGCAGTTTTGCATAATGCGGCCAAAGGATTCCTTTTGTACGATTTCCTCGCGGACGACTCGCAGTATAAGAAAAGCCTGTCTACCGATTCCAACGAGATGCTGAGCATCCTGGTGCAAAAATCGAGGTTGAAGTACAAAGTGGAGAACAGAATCCGCACCCTCTATCATTTCGGGCAAGAACGCCTCTCCATGAATGGGGCCGGGCGACAACCGCGTCTTTTTTCTTTACTGGAGAAGCTGAAGAGGCTTAAATCCTGGAAAAAGACAGTATGA
- a CDS encoding nicotinate phosphoribosyltransferase, producing the protein MSEIPNRLSPLFTDLYELTMASSYFREQMFAPATFSLFVRTYPHNWGYFVAAGLHHALEYVENFQFTADDIQYLRSTGMFPEDFLAYLREVRFTGHIRAMREGELFFANEPILEVTAPIIEAQLLETRLINIMHLESLICTKAARCMAVSRGKTLVDFSLRRTHGSEAGLLVARSSYIAGFDATSNVLAGKLYGIPISGTMAHSYVTTFEDEIESFRAFARSHPRNTILLVDTYDTLSGVKKACVVGREMKERGQTMRGVRLDSGDMADLSKKAREILDEAGLSDSMIIASSGFDEYKIRDVLRQDAPIDGFGVGTNMGVSKDSPYVDMAYKLVEYDARPVLKLSEGKVTLPAEKQVYRFLDRDGRLDEDVIALRSEDPVPDAVPLLHKVMEMGKRTFDESLDAIRSRCATSLGSLPPPIATIENPAKYTVRESERLREQMKQVAQRLKEQVLS; encoded by the coding sequence ATGAGCGAGATCCCGAACCGACTTTCCCCCCTCTTCACGGATCTGTACGAGCTCACCATGGCGTCGAGCTATTTTCGGGAGCAGATGTTTGCGCCGGCGACGTTCAGCCTGTTCGTCCGCACTTATCCGCACAACTGGGGTTACTTTGTCGCCGCCGGACTCCATCACGCGCTTGAATACGTCGAGAATTTTCAATTTACAGCCGATGACATTCAATACCTGCGCTCGACCGGAATGTTTCCGGAAGATTTCCTTGCGTACCTGCGAGAAGTTCGATTTACCGGCCACATTCGTGCAATGAGAGAAGGCGAACTCTTCTTCGCCAACGAGCCGATCCTCGAGGTGACCGCGCCGATCATCGAAGCGCAGCTTCTGGAGACCCGCCTCATCAATATCATGCATCTGGAGTCGCTGATTTGCACGAAGGCGGCGCGATGCATGGCCGTTTCCCGCGGGAAGACGCTCGTCGATTTCTCTCTCCGAAGAACGCATGGCTCCGAGGCAGGACTTCTGGTGGCGCGCTCCAGCTACATCGCCGGCTTTGATGCGACCAGCAACGTGCTCGCCGGCAAGCTTTACGGCATTCCGATCAGCGGCACCATGGCCCACTCCTACGTCACTACCTTTGAAGACGAGATCGAGTCCTTCCGCGCCTTCGCCCGCAGCCATCCCCGCAACACGATTCTCTTGGTCGACACGTATGACACGCTTTCCGGCGTGAAGAAAGCGTGTGTCGTGGGTCGCGAGATGAAGGAACGCGGGCAGACCATGAGGGGCGTCCGGCTCGATAGCGGCGACATGGCCGATCTGAGCAAGAAAGCGCGCGAGATCCTCGATGAGGCGGGCCTTTCTGATTCAATGATCATCGCCAGCAGCGGATTCGATGAATACAAGATACGCGACGTGCTCAGGCAGGATGCCCCAATCGACGGGTTCGGCGTCGGCACAAATATGGGTGTTTCGAAGGATTCCCCGTATGTCGATATGGCCTATAAACTGGTTGAATACGATGCACGGCCCGTTCTCAAATTGAGCGAAGGCAAGGTCACGCTCCCCGCCGAAAAACAGGTATACCGTTTTCTCGACCGCGATGGACGTCTTGATGAGGACGTTATTGCGCTGCGCTCTGAAGACCCTGTCCCTGACGCAGTTCCCCTGCTGCATAAGGTGATGGAGATGGGCAAGAGAACGTTCGACGAATCCTTGGACGCCATTCGTTCCCGATGCGCGACATCCCTTGGCTCGCTCCCTCCACCTATAGCCACAATAGAAAATCCGGCCAAATACACGGTTCGCGAAAGCGAGCGGCTGCGAGAACAGATGAAGCAGGTGGCTCAGCGGCTCAAGGAGCAGGTTCTCTCCTGA
- a CDS encoding TlyA family RNA methyltransferase, with protein MQFIAGKKERLDKLLVELNVVATRAKARALILGGSVKIDSNIADKAGAVVKPGSVLEVSEKSEFVSRGGEKLKSALDHFHPDLDGKIALDVGASTGGFTDCLLKYGARKVYAVDVGYGQLAWELRNDPRIVVLERTNARNLQRDMFEEPPQFAVIDVSFISLTLVLPATAAVLSADGEIMALIKPQFEAGREHVGKGGVVRDDAVHRRVIQKISDFAADSGLLSRGVIESPLLGPAGNKEFFIYLAKPIG; from the coding sequence GTGCAGTTTATTGCAGGAAAAAAGGAGAGACTCGACAAGTTGCTGGTCGAGTTGAATGTAGTTGCAACTCGCGCCAAGGCAAGGGCTTTGATCCTTGGCGGATCGGTCAAAATCGACTCAAACATTGCCGACAAGGCGGGTGCGGTCGTGAAACCGGGAAGCGTCCTCGAAGTATCGGAAAAAAGCGAGTTTGTCAGTCGCGGCGGCGAAAAACTCAAGAGCGCGCTCGACCATTTTCACCCTGACCTCGACGGCAAAATAGCGCTCGATGTCGGCGCCTCGACGGGCGGTTTCACGGATTGCCTCTTGAAGTACGGCGCGCGGAAAGTGTATGCCGTTGATGTCGGGTACGGTCAGCTTGCGTGGGAATTGCGAAATGATCCGCGCATCGTGGTACTGGAGCGGACGAACGCGCGCAACCTGCAAAGGGACATGTTCGAGGAGCCACCTCAGTTTGCCGTAATCGATGTCTCCTTTATTTCACTCACTCTGGTGTTGCCGGCGACGGCCGCGGTGCTGTCTGCCGACGGTGAAATTATGGCCCTGATCAAACCCCAATTCGAGGCCGGGCGCGAACACGTGGGCAAAGGCGGAGTCGTGCGAGACGACGCCGTCCACCGCCGCGTGATTCAGAAGATCAGCGATTTCGCGGCCGACTCGGGCCTGCTCTCGCGAGGAGTGATCGAGTCGCCGCTGCTCGGGCCCGCGGGAAACAAGGAGTTTTTTATCTATCTGGCGAAGCCCATCGGTTGA
- a CDS encoding long-chain fatty acid--CoA ligase, whose product MEKPWYQHYDYFVPNTIRYPKVPAHFLLDLAASKYKDGIATDFYGATLTYRRLRVLVNQLASSLAEMGIKKGDRVGVMLPNCPQIIIAYYATLRIGAIVVNVNPLYTERELEHQLNDSGTETVFCIDMHVQKIRNVKEKTGVKNTIVTRVLDFMVPDPLENVAPYEDLAGGEYGFLDLLKKGESKLPPIVDIDINEPAVLQYTGGTTGLSKGATLSHKNIVSNTVQVGLWATELMPRDQQVYLIVIPIFHSYGMTCGMNAGMFSGAKMVLIPRFDIDDLLNAFMTHDITYFPGVPTLFTAILNHPNAAEAGLERVALFNSGSAPLPIETINGITALGISMTEGYGLSEASPVTHSTPILGVRKPGSIGIPFPDTDSKIVDPDDWQKELPPGAEGELIIKGPQVMLGYWNKPQESEQQLKDGWLLTGDIARMDEDGYFYIVDRKKDLIIAGGYNIYPREVDEVLYQHPKVMEAAVIGVPHEYRGETVKAFIVLRPGETATAEEITKFCKENLAPYKVPKIIEFRTELPKTAVGKILRKELRAEELAKAKRDKK is encoded by the coding sequence ATGGAAAAACCCTGGTATCAGCATTATGATTATTTTGTCCCGAATACCATCCGGTATCCCAAAGTTCCGGCGCATTTTCTGCTCGATCTCGCGGCTTCCAAATACAAGGACGGCATCGCCACCGATTTCTATGGAGCGACCCTGACCTATCGGCGGCTGCGGGTCCTTGTCAATCAACTCGCTTCCAGCCTCGCGGAAATGGGAATCAAGAAAGGCGACCGCGTTGGGGTGATGCTCCCGAACTGTCCGCAGATCATCATCGCCTACTATGCAACCCTACGGATTGGCGCAATCGTTGTCAACGTGAATCCTCTCTATACCGAACGGGAATTGGAGCACCAGTTAAACGACAGTGGAACGGAAACCGTCTTCTGCATCGACATGCACGTTCAGAAAATAAGGAACGTCAAGGAGAAAACCGGTGTAAAGAACACGATTGTGACACGGGTCCTCGACTTTATGGTTCCCGATCCGCTCGAGAATGTGGCGCCATACGAAGACCTCGCGGGCGGCGAATACGGTTTTCTTGATCTATTGAAGAAGGGCGAAAGCAAGCTGCCGCCGATCGTCGATATCGACATCAATGAGCCGGCCGTTCTGCAGTACACCGGCGGCACCACCGGTCTGAGCAAGGGAGCGACCCTTTCGCACAAGAACATCGTCTCGAACACGGTCCAGGTGGGGCTGTGGGCGACGGAGTTGATGCCTCGCGACCAGCAAGTGTACCTCATCGTTATCCCGATCTTCCATTCTTACGGTATGACGTGCGGAATGAATGCCGGCATGTTCAGCGGCGCCAAGATGGTGTTGATTCCCCGGTTCGATATCGACGACCTGCTGAACGCTTTCATGACACACGACATCACCTACTTCCCCGGCGTGCCTACGTTATTCACCGCGATCTTGAACCATCCCAATGCCGCCGAGGCGGGTCTGGAGCGAGTGGCGCTGTTCAATTCCGGTTCCGCACCTCTCCCCATCGAGACCATTAACGGGATAACCGCTCTCGGGATTTCGATGACCGAAGGGTACGGCCTGAGCGAGGCCTCTCCGGTGACGCATTCGACGCCCATTCTGGGCGTCCGCAAACCGGGCAGCATCGGCATTCCTTTCCCCGACACTGACTCGAAAATCGTTGATCCCGATGATTGGCAAAAAGAACTGCCGCCCGGCGCCGAAGGCGAATTGATCATCAAGGGGCCGCAGGTGATGCTCGGCTACTGGAACAAGCCGCAGGAAAGCGAACAGCAACTGAAGGATGGCTGGCTGCTGACCGGCGACATCGCTCGCATGGATGAAGACGGCTACTTCTATATCGTGGACAGAAAAAAAGACCTCATTATAGCGGGCGGGTACAATATCTATCCGCGCGAGGTTGACGAGGTGCTGTATCAGCATCCGAAAGTGATGGAAGCGGCGGTTATCGGCGTTCCTCATGAATATCGCGGCGAGACGGTGAAGGCGTTCATCGTATTGCGTCCCGGCGAAACAGCCACCGCCGAAGAGATCACCAAATTCTGCAAGGAAAATCTGGCTCCGTACAAGGTGCCAAAAATTATCGAGTTCCGCACGGAGCTGCCAAAAACGGCGGTCGGAAAAATTCTGCGCAAAGAGCTCAGGGCGGAAGAGTTGGCGAAAGCAAAAAGGGACAAGAAATAG
- a CDS encoding gfo/Idh/MocA family oxidoreductase, translating into MKSSIGLIGAGFIGVAHANAIEAIISEKLVETEFHAVCDLNEERATTIAQSFGARIHCSDAEKLIRSGDINTVFICTPTKFHPELVELSVRAGLNIFCEKPLACSYAQVKQMQAAVLHSGVKNQVGLVLRYSPVYNVIRSLISDKKLGRPMSVIFRDDQYFPIQGIYGSTWRCEFETAGGGALIEHSIHDADILRWLLGDISSVRGIIRNFAGHRGIEDLASAQLEFASGCVGHLLSAWHNILRRESNRYMEIFFENGHISSADDFIGSIACQFSGGEIEEIPGAEVLRRYLDEVGLSDPRFNCLHSGQGIQDYHFLKALETGIKPYPDFGVAVKAHELVEAVYRAARNGADIKLPLKD; encoded by the coding sequence ATGAAATCAAGCATCGGGTTGATTGGCGCCGGCTTCATCGGGGTGGCGCACGCGAATGCCATTGAAGCGATAATCTCCGAGAAGCTGGTGGAGACGGAATTTCATGCGGTTTGCGATCTCAATGAGGAACGCGCAACGACGATTGCGCAATCTTTCGGCGCACGCATCCACTGCAGCGACGCGGAAAAGTTGATTCGATCGGGGGATATCAATACAGTCTTTATTTGCACGCCGACTAAATTTCATCCCGAACTGGTGGAGCTTTCTGTGAGGGCCGGGCTCAACATTTTCTGCGAAAAGCCGCTTGCTTGCTCATATGCACAGGTCAAGCAGATGCAGGCAGCGGTCCTGCATTCGGGCGTGAAGAATCAGGTGGGCCTGGTGCTGCGTTATTCGCCGGTTTATAACGTTATCCGCAGCCTGATCTCCGACAAAAAGCTCGGCCGGCCGATGTCGGTCATCTTCCGCGATGACCAGTATTTCCCTATCCAGGGGATCTACGGGAGCACCTGGCGCTGCGAATTTGAGACGGCTGGAGGCGGCGCCCTCATCGAACACAGCATTCATGATGCCGACATCCTGCGGTGGCTGCTTGGAGATATTTCGAGCGTCCGCGGCATCATCAGGAATTTTGCCGGACATCGGGGCATCGAGGACCTGGCGTCCGCGCAGCTCGAATTCGCCAGCGGCTGTGTCGGCCATTTGCTTTCGGCATGGCACAACATCCTGCGGCGGGAATCGAACCGGTACATGGAGATTTTCTTCGAGAACGGGCACATATCGAGCGCCGACGACTTCATTGGCTCCATCGCGTGCCAGTTTAGCGGCGGCGAGATCGAGGAAATACCAGGCGCTGAAGTGTTGCGCCGTTATCTTGATGAAGTCGGCCTGAGCGACCCTCGCTTCAATTGCCTCCACTCTGGACAGGGCATTCAGGATTATCATTTTTTGAAAGCGCTGGAGACGGGCATCAAGCCGTATCCGGATTTTGGCGTTGCGGTAAAAGCACATGAGCTTGTGGAGGCCGTGTATCGCGCCGCACGAAACGGAGCAGACATCAAGTTACCGCTGAAAGATTGA
- a CDS encoding alpha/beta hydrolase, with amino-acid sequence MTAGNLFSLLSRRRRDETTTMNSKGNRMEWRDYQAAQKVAELNGRFMSFAEEGRGLPILLLHGIPTWGYLWHRLIPALAETRRVLAPDLLGFGYSDKSDRFDRSIRCQTEMIATWMEATEMHGAAVVGHDIGGGIALRLATLYPHLVSHLCLMNSVCYDSWPIEMMLQFGHPEADRKMSASAAQTVLKQALKKGFSNSPNDGILEGLLAPYATEIGKRSLIRNAASLNTNQTTELTHLLPRIHAPALILWGEDDPFQPLKYGERLAWDIPKTRLIRIANARHFVMLDQPQEVERHLLVFLES; translated from the coding sequence ATGACCGCAGGCAACTTGTTCTCTCTCCTTTCCCGGCGGCGGCGCGATGAAACCACCACGATGAATTCCAAAGGAAACAGGATGGAGTGGAGAGATTATCAGGCGGCGCAAAAGGTCGCAGAACTGAATGGCCGCTTCATGAGTTTCGCGGAGGAGGGCAGGGGCTTGCCGATTCTTCTTCTACACGGGATTCCGACCTGGGGCTACTTATGGCATCGGCTCATTCCCGCCCTAGCCGAAACGAGGCGCGTGCTGGCGCCGGACCTCCTCGGTTTTGGATACTCCGATAAAAGCGACCGTTTCGACCGCTCGATCCGCTGTCAGACCGAGATGATTGCCACCTGGATGGAAGCGACGGAAATGCACGGGGCAGCCGTCGTGGGACATGACATAGGCGGAGGAATAGCGCTGCGGCTGGCAACACTGTACCCCCACCTGGTTTCGCACCTCTGCCTGATGAATTCAGTTTGCTACGACAGTTGGCCAATTGAGATGATGCTTCAATTCGGCCACCCCGAGGCTGATCGCAAGATGTCCGCTTCGGCCGCTCAGACGGTACTCAAGCAGGCGCTCAAGAAGGGATTCTCCAACTCGCCCAACGATGGAATACTGGAGGGGCTGCTGGCGCCGTATGCTACCGAGATCGGGAAACGCTCGCTTATCCGCAATGCGGCATCGCTTAATACGAACCAGACTACGGAATTGACCCACCTCCTTCCGCGCATTCATGCGCCGGCGCTGATCCTTTGGGGCGAGGACGATCCGTTCCAGCCGCTCAAATACGGCGAGCGCCTCGCATGGGATATCCCCAAGACCCGTCTCATCCGCATCGCGAACGCCCGCCACTTCGTCATGCTCGATCAGCCGCAAGAGGTCGAGCGCCACCTCCTGGTTTTTCTCGAGAGCTGA
- a CDS encoding NAD(+)/NADH kinase produces MEKKKIKSVGIIVNPTKTGSFPLIEQVVDWLRRRGLEVLMDASVSGMLDLPLEYKQSRELPRLVDFIIAFGGDGTMLSVAKQMNGCSTPLIGVKVGGLGFLTGVTETEVFTTLEEVLQGLHRIEERMMLDCTVIHSDGSIHREQVALNDVVIQRDALERMLMLETYVDEEFLATYACDGLIISTPTGSTAHSLSAGGPIIYPEAEAIVITPICPHMLTNRPLVLSSNQVTRVVIASEHASPGLMIDGQIAVELHQWDQVIIKKSPHTIRLAASANKSYFEVLRNKLNWGRR; encoded by the coding sequence ATGGAAAAGAAGAAGATCAAAAGCGTAGGCATTATCGTAAATCCAACCAAGACCGGCTCATTTCCGCTGATCGAGCAGGTTGTCGATTGGCTGCGGCGCCGGGGACTCGAGGTTCTTATGGACGCCTCGGTATCCGGCATGTTGGACTTGCCTCTCGAATACAAACAGAGCCGCGAACTGCCGCGTCTTGTCGACTTCATCATCGCATTTGGAGGCGACGGCACCATGCTCAGCGTCGCCAAACAGATGAACGGGTGCAGCACGCCGCTGATCGGCGTGAAAGTGGGCGGTCTTGGATTTCTCACCGGAGTCACCGAGACCGAAGTCTTCACCACACTCGAGGAGGTGCTGCAGGGCCTGCACCGGATCGAGGAACGCATGATGCTGGACTGCACGGTGATCCATTCCGACGGCTCGATCCATCGCGAGCAGGTAGCCCTGAACGACGTCGTCATACAGCGGGATGCTCTGGAAAGGATGCTGATGCTGGAGACGTACGTGGATGAGGAGTTTCTTGCCACCTACGCCTGTGACGGGTTGATCATTTCGACTCCGACCGGCTCGACGGCGCATTCGCTCTCAGCCGGCGGCCCCATTATCTATCCGGAAGCCGAGGCAATTGTTATTACACCCATCTGCCCTCACATGCTGACCAATCGTCCGCTGGTGCTCTCTTCAAACCAGGTGACGAGAGTTGTCATCGCCTCTGAACATGCCTCGCCGGGGTTGATGATCGACGGCCAGATAGCGGTCGAGCTGCACCAGTGGGATCAGGTGATTATCAAGAAATCGCCCCATACAATCCGCCTGGCCGCCTCGGCAAATAAAAGCTATTTTGAAGTGCTGAGGAACAAATTGAACTGGGGACGCAGATAG
- the lexA gene encoding transcriptional repressor LexA yields the protein MAALTRRQKEVFDYIALFVSQNGYSPSLEEIGAALGMSSVATVHKHVAQLRRKGLIRHESNKKRSLEVESEDFSGGVVELPLLGFIAAGAPIEAVENRESIAVPSELVPKTPLRKFVLRVKGSSMIDDHIMDGDFVIVVEGQSPNNGQTVVALLDGENATLKKYYREKDAIRLQPANESMQPIIVKNRDVRVQGIVVGLMRRY from the coding sequence ATGGCCGCTCTCACGAGAAGACAAAAAGAAGTATTCGACTATATCGCTTTATTTGTTTCGCAGAATGGGTATTCGCCGAGCTTGGAGGAAATCGGCGCTGCATTGGGAATGTCGTCGGTCGCGACGGTTCACAAGCATGTTGCACAGTTGCGGCGGAAGGGGCTCATCCGGCACGAATCAAACAAAAAACGAAGTCTGGAGGTAGAGTCGGAGGATTTTTCGGGGGGTGTTGTGGAACTGCCGCTGCTTGGATTTATTGCGGCTGGCGCACCGATTGAGGCCGTCGAGAATCGCGAGTCAATAGCGGTTCCGTCAGAGTTGGTTCCGAAGACGCCGCTCAGAAAATTTGTTCTGCGGGTGAAAGGCAGCTCGATGATTGACGATCACATCATGGATGGCGACTTTGTAATTGTGGTCGAGGGGCAATCACCCAACAATGGGCAAACGGTCGTTGCGCTGCTCGACGGCGAGAATGCAACACTGAAGAAGTATTATCGTGAAAAAGATGCGATCCGCCTTCAGCCGGCAAACGAATCGATGCAGCCGATCATCGTGAAGAATCGCGACGTGCGTGTCCAGGGGATAGTGGTCGGCTTGATGAGAAGGTACTGA